The Orcinus orca chromosome 16, mOrcOrc1.1, whole genome shotgun sequence genome includes a window with the following:
- the LOC101274033 gene encoding antileukoproteinase isoform X6: protein MTFSGLFPFVLLALGTLAPWAVDGAGNALKAGDCPPRKPAQCLKYEKPKCSIDRPCPEKKKCCPDACGMTCLDPVNILNQVEEKPGMCPESLARCLMFNPPNRCETDSQCLGELKCCESFCGKECLLPVKA from the exons ATGACGTTCAGTGGTCTCTTCCCCTTCGTGCTTCTTGCCCTGGGAACCCTGGCACCTTGGGCTGTGGACGGTGCTGGAAATG CTTTGAAAGCTGGAGACTGCCCTCCTAGAAAACCTGCCCAGTGCCTTAAATATGAGAAACCCAAGTGCAGCATTGACCGTCCGTGTccagagaagaagaaatgttGCCCTGATGCTTGCGGAATGACATGCCTGGATCCTGTCAACATCTTGAACCAAG TTGAGGAGAAGCCTGGGATGTGTCCAGAGTCCCTCGCCCGATGTTTGATGTTTAACCCCCCCAATCGATGTGAGACAGACAGCCAGTGCCTGGGTGAATTAAAGTGCTGCGAGAGCTTTTGTGGGAAAGAGTGCCTGCTCCCTGTGAAAG
- the LOC101274033 gene encoding antileukoproteinase isoform X3, with translation MTFSGLFPFVLLALGTLAPWAVDGAGNALKAGDCPPRKPAQCLKYEKPKCSIDRPCPEKKKCCPDACGMTCLDPVNILNQVEEKPGMCPESLARCLMFNPPNRCETDSQCLGELKCCESFCGKECLLPVKGNSWGENVEMTWLVPVLKS, from the exons ATGACGTTCAGTGGTCTCTTCCCCTTCGTGCTTCTTGCCCTGGGAACCCTGGCACCTTGGGCTGTGGACGGTGCTGGAAATG CTTTGAAAGCTGGAGACTGCCCTCCTAGAAAACCTGCCCAGTGCCTTAAATATGAGAAACCCAAGTGCAGCATTGACCGTCCGTGTccagagaagaagaaatgttGCCCTGATGCTTGCGGAATGACATGCCTGGATCCTGTCAACATCTTGAACCAAG TTGAGGAGAAGCCTGGGATGTGTCCAGAGTCCCTCGCCCGATGTTTGATGTTTAACCCCCCCAATCGATGTGAGACAGACAGCCAGTGCCTGGGTGAATTAAAGTGCTGCGAGAGCTTTTGTGGGAAAGAGTGCCTGCTCCCTGTGAAAG GGAATTCTTGGGGAGAGAATGTGGAGATGACTTGGCTGGTTCCTGTATTGAAGTCCTGA
- the LOC101274033 gene encoding antileukoproteinase isoform X5 — MTFSGLFPFVLLALGTLAPWAVDGAGNALKAGDCPPRKPAQCLKYEKPKCSIDRPCPEKKKCCPDACGMTCLDPVNILNQVEEKPGMCPESLARCLMFNPPNRCETDSQCLGELKCCESFCGKECLLPVKA, encoded by the exons ATGACGTTCAGTGGTCTCTTCCCCTTCGTGCTTCTTGCCCTGGGAACCCTGGCACCTTGGGCTGTGGACGGTGCTGGAAATG CTTTGAAAGCTGGAGACTGCCCTCCTAGAAAACCTGCCCAGTGCCTTAAATATGAGAAACCCAAGTGCAGCATTGACCGTCCGTGTccagagaagaagaaatgttGCCCTGATGCTTGCGGAATGACATGCCTGGATCCTGTCAACATCTTGAACCAAG TTGAGGAGAAGCCTGGGATGTGTCCAGAGTCCCTCGCCCGATGTTTGATGTTTAACCCCCCCAATCGATGTGAGACAGACAGCCAGTGCCTGGGTGAATTAAAGTGCTGCGAGAGCTTTTGTGGGAAAGAGTGCCTGCTCCCTGTGAAAG CCTGA